From a single Vitis vinifera cultivar Pinot Noir 40024 chromosome 18, ASM3070453v1 genomic region:
- the LOC132253131 gene encoding ferritin-2, chloroplastic-like, with product MAGLLLSGLTLSHGLEVKMDCLLVSICPPVPFTHLKFSSPYETTINEQISVECNVCNAYPTRYAYYVEIILLSRLLLNFARNLVQRKESNAEKLMKYQNIHAGKVKLRVVMRLLSGLDNDEKEDALHVVLHVKYLLAC from the coding sequence ATGGCTGGGCTGCTCTTAAGTGGGTTAACTCTAAGCCATGGCTTAGAAGTGAAGATGGACTGTCTCCTCGTCTCAATTTGTCCTCCAGTTCCTTTCACCCATCTGAAGTTCTCTAGTCCATATGAAACAACCATCAATGAACAGATCAGCGTGGAATGCAATGTCTGCAATGCCTACCCTACTCGGTATGCCTATTATGTGGAGATAATATTGCTCTCGAGGCTTTTACTGAATTTTGCAAGGAATCTAGTACAAAGGAAAGAGAGCAATGCTGAGAAATTGATGAAATACCAGAATATACACGCAGGAAAAGTGAAGTTACGGGTCGTAATGAGGCTACTGTCAGGACTTGATAATGATGAAAAAGAGGATGCATTGCATGTAGTTTTACATGTAAAATACCTGTTAGCGTGCTGA